The genomic interval ACGAATAGATACCCGTACAGGTGACTATTTAGAAAGAGCGTAATTAGCGTTATATAGGGGTATAAAAGATTATTAAAAAATCTTTTATACCCCTATTTTTTATTTTTATATGAATAGATAATTCGAAAAATAGTTAAAATAAGTTGTAGTGACAGTTGAAAAAGTAACGAGAATAACTGTCTAACTATTGGGTATAATGACAATATCGTAGTAAATTACTTTAAAGGGGGTTATTCATATGGCAAATATTAAAGAACGAGTAGCTTATTTACAAGGATTAACGCAAGGGCTCAATGTCAGTTCTCACTCTGCCGAAGGTAAGTTGTTAATAAATATTATTGATGTCCTTGATGATATGGCTGAGGAATTTAGTAACATTCAGATGGTGCAAGAGGACTTAGAAACGTATGTAGAAAGTATGGATGAAGATTTAACAGATTTAGAAGAAGAAGTATATGATGATGTTGCTGGGGAAGAATTAGTAGAGGTGCAATGTCCTTCTTGTCACGAAACAGTTAGTTTTGAGTCCAGTTTATTAGAAGATGAAGATGATCTAGAAGTTTCATGTCCTCATTGTGGTGAAACTGTATATGATAGTGCATTAGAAATTGAGGTTACGGATATTGGTGATGGACAAATTAATAATAACTTTAATTATGGACTTCACCCAGGAATTTAGTAGTATATTAAAATGAATATACTTTTTCTTGGTTGTTGATCTTTTATATGAAATTCTAGTTTGCAAAAAAATCCCGGGAAACCGGGATTTTTTTTGTGTTATTGGCATAAATTTCTAGTTACTCCATATCTATGTAAAGAAAGGATGTAAAATATATGACTGATAGTAAACTTATTTTAGTTAAGAATATCTTAGAAGATTATATCTATCCCGTCTTACCTTATAAGTTAGTCACTATGATACGAGAGATACCTTTAGAAAAATTAATTGACCTAACGGAAATAAGATTACGAGTAAATCAGCCCCCACTATTGGTATTAGCTAATACCGATATCCTTGTAAGCCCTATGGGAAAAGAATCAACTATTCATGGAAAAACTTATGTATGTAATCAAGATGACCTACAGAAAACATTGCAACTTATTAGTAAAAACTCACTATATGCCTTTGAGGAAGAGTTGAAAATGGGGTTTTTAACCATAGATGGTGGACATAGAATCGGTTTAACTGGACAGGCAATTGTAAATGCTGGAGAGGTTAAGGCACTAAAACACATAAGCTCTCTCAATATTCGTTTAGCTAGAGAGGTCAGGGGATGTGCTGACAAAATTATGCCATTTATTATTACTAAAGGAGGTCATGTCTTAAATACCCTAATTATTTCACCCCCCCGCTGCGGAAAAACTACAATTTTACGGGATCTTATAAGGCAAATAAGTGGAGGATCTAAAATATGTAAAGGGTTGCAAGTGGGGGTTGTTGATGAACGCTCAGAAATTGCTGCATGTAAGAACGGAGTCAGTACTGTTGATTTAGGGCCTCGTACCGATATACTTGATGGTTGCCCTAAAGCTATAGGTATGTTGATGTTGATTCGCTCAATGTCACCGGCTGTAATAGCAACAGATGAGCTGGGGAGGGTTGAAGATATATATGCCGTTCATGAAGCCTTAAATGCTGGTGTTAGCGTACTAGCAACGGTACATGGTCGGAATAATAACGACTTGTTATACCGACCGTATGTGAAAGAGTTATTAGAAAATAAGTCCTTTGACCGTTACATTATCTTGGGAGACAGTCCATCTGTCGGTACTATTGAAAGAGTTATCGATAGTAAAAGTAATGAAATTTTATGGGACATAACAACAAAGTAATTCACTGTGGATCATTTTTCCATAGTAAAAAGGAGTAACGATGTTGCTAAAAATAATAGGTAGTATTTTGGTGTTAATAACAAGTTCCTATATTGGGTTTAAAATGGCGGCCTCGTGCCAAGAAAGACCTCGCCATCTTCGGCAAATCATAAGTTGTATTGCATCAATGAGATCTTATATTTTATACGCCCGTGTTCCTCTACATGAAGCTGTGGCTCAATGTACGAATGGAATCTATGGGCCTGTAGCTACTTTTTTTCAGAAAATAGCCACTATGCTAGAAAAGCAAACAATATTGACTCCCCAGGAAGTGATAAGTAAGGTTTTACATGAAATGCAAGGGAGTTTAATGTTAAATACTCCAGAAATAGAAGTACTACATGTTTTAGGTGGAAATTTAGGTCACATGAATTGTACGGAGCAAGAAAAATACCTATTGTTAGTAATTGAACAGTTAGAGCGATTCGAGAATGAAGCAACAAGATTGCGCGATCTTAATACTAAAATGTATCGCTACTTAGGGGTTTGTGGGGGAATGGCTATAGTAATTATATTAGTCTAATAGGTATTAGCTAGTTATTTTAAATAGCCGAAAGGTGGTAGTACTATGAAGGAGGATAATAATGGGCCTGGATATATTATTTAAGATTGCTGGTGTTGGTATTTTGGTTTCCGTTTTTCATACAGCACTAAAACAGGCTGGTAAAGAAGATATGGCACATTTATGTACACTGGCAGGATTTACTGTAGTTTTATTATGGGTTGTTCAATTATTAGGAAGACTATTTACTACAGTACAAGATGTTTTTAAGTTATTTTAAGGGGTGCAGGGTGTGGAAATTATTCAAATTGTCGGGCTTGGATTTGTTGTAACCTTACTTATCTTAACAATTAAACGAGAAAGGCCGGAAATTGCCGTACAGTTAAGTTTAACCTTAGCAACCATCATCTTTTTAATAGTTCTTACTAAAATTAATGTTATTCTAAATTTATTCCGTGATATGGCGGATAAAGCTAATATTAGTCAAATGTATTTAAATACGATATTAAAAATTATTGGTATTTCCTATATTACTGAATTTGGAGCTCAAGTATGCCGAGATGCAGGCGAAGGAGCAGTAGCAGGTAAAATTGAATTTGCAGGTAAAGTGTTAGTTATGGTAATGGCCGTTCCTATTATCGCTTTGGTAATGGATACCATTGTCAGATTGATTCCATGAGGTGAAACATGAAAATATTTATTATGGCAATAGTATGGCTAATGATTAGCATAACTAGTGTTTTTGCCAATCCCTTAAATAGTGTTGAAATTGAGCAGCAACTATTAGAGAAAGTTTCTCCTGAAAACATTAATCAATTTATTCAGCAAGTTAATCAAGAACTAAATGATGAGATGCCCTTATTAAATAGTGACACCATTCATGGTATAGCAACTCAAGGCTTAAATGTAAGCTGGCAACATCTCAGGCAATCCATAATTGCAAATTTCTTTCACGAAATAACAGTAAGTACTCATTTAATGGGTAAATTATTATTTCTAGCAGTATTATGTGCTATGTTACAAAATCTACAGAATTCATTTGAAAAATCTAGTATTTCTTTATTAGCCTATAGTGTTTGTTTTATTTTTATGTCATCGATTGCTCTAACTGCTTTTTATAATACATTAAAATTAGCAAGTCAAACAGTGGGGTATATGGTTGGATTTATGGAGGCTTTGTTACCCCTTTTAATGTCACTCTTAGCAGGAGTTGGGGCGATAACTTCTGCAAGTTTGTTTACTCCCTTAATGTTATTTGTCATAAGTAGTATGAGTGTTATTGTTAAAGATGTGGTTTTGCCTTTGTTATTTTTAACAGCAGCTCTTGAATGCTTAAACTTTCTTTCTGATACATACCGTTTAAGTAATTTAGCGAGTATATTAAAACAATCAGGCATGATAATACTCGGCTTTTCAATGGTAATATTTATTGGAGTTATTACAATTCAAGGTACAGCAGGTAGTATTGCCGATGGGCTAGCACTGCGCACGGCAAAATTCGCAACAGCAACCTTTATTCCTGTAGTAGGCAAAATGTTTGCCGACACGGTGGAATTAGTAATGGGCGCATCCCTACTTTTAAAAAATGCAGTTGGAATTTTTGGTATTATCATAGTATCTATGATTTGCATACTTCCCTTAATTAAGATATTATCTTTAATTTTGGTGATAAAAATTTCTGGTGCATTAGTACAACCACTAGGTGATGAAAAAATGGCAAAATGTCTTGATTCTATAGGAAATAATTTATTTTTAGTATTTGGTGCAGTATTAACAGTTGCTTTAATGTTTTTTTTAGATATAACCATGATTCTAGCTGCAGGTAGTGCAGCTATGATGCTGAGGTAGGTGTTTTTTATTGATTGCTATGTTTACTGGCTGGGTTAAATATATTATTTTTGTTGTTTTATTTGCATCATTTTTAGAACTTTTATTACCAAGTAGTAGTATGCAACGATTTGTCAGGGTAATCATGGGATTATTTATTATGTTAGCAATTATGAATCCAATTATTTCAATAGTACAAAATCATTTAATACCAACAAACCAAATACCAGCACTGAGTACAAATTTTGGTAATTCCATAATGAATGATTCAATGAACATGTCTAACGATCGTGAAAAGTTATCTCTTGAACTGTATAAAAAAGAATTAGCCCAGCAAATGAAAATTTTAGTAATGGCTATTGATGGTGTAGCCGATGTTCATGTAAATATAGAAGTTAATACCGTCAAGAATAGCAGTATAGTAAGTGGTATTGAAAGTGTTATTTTATATATTAAGCCGGGTTTATCGGCAAAGGATCGGAAAGTTGCTGCCGTATCAAAGATAACGATTGGCGAACAAAAAGATAAATCTGAAGACCCATATATAGATCTAAAAAAAAGAATCTCGGAGATAGTAACAGAGCTTTACCAAATTCCCAAAGAAAAAATTGAAGTAAAGACTATACATCCATAAAGGAGTGAGTAATATATGAACGGTTTAGATACTGTTTTATCTTATACAAAAAAAATGTGGCCAAGGCAATTACTAAAAGATGGGGTACTAAACTCACGATTAATTTGGTTAGGTATTTTAGGAATAGGGCTCTTGTTATTGGGAGGAGTATTTGATCATTCCTTAATCGATTCTAATCAAAAAACTCCTACTGAAGTCAGTAAGAACCCTACTCCAGTAAATCGTAGTTATGAAGAGATTGTAGAAGGCAAATTAGCAAATGTATTATCACAGGTAAAAGGTGCCGGATCCGTTGTTGTTAATATCACGTGGGAAAATAGTAGCACGCAGGAACATGCTAAAAACGTAACAAAAGAAAGTAAAACCATTCAAGAAAAAGATACTTCAGGGGGAATTCGTAGTACTACTGAAACCAAAGAGAGTGAACAAATT from Pelosinus sp. IPA-1 carries:
- the spoIIIAF gene encoding stage III sporulation protein AF, which gives rise to MFTGWVKYIIFVVLFASFLELLLPSSSMQRFVRVIMGLFIMLAIMNPIISIVQNHLIPTNQIPALSTNFGNSIMNDSMNMSNDREKLSLELYKKELAQQMKILVMAIDGVADVHVNIEVNTVKNSSIVSGIESVILYIKPGLSAKDRKVAAVSKITIGEQKDKSEDPYIDLKKRISEIVTELYQIPKEKIEVKTIHP
- the spoIIIAB gene encoding stage III sporulation protein SpoIIIAB, translating into MLLKIIGSILVLITSSYIGFKMAASCQERPRHLRQIISCIASMRSYILYARVPLHEAVAQCTNGIYGPVATFFQKIATMLEKQTILTPQEVISKVLHEMQGSLMLNTPEIEVLHVLGGNLGHMNCTEQEKYLLLVIEQLERFENEATRLRDLNTKMYRYLGVCGGMAIVIILV
- the spoIIIAE gene encoding stage III sporulation protein AE, with protein sequence MKIFIMAIVWLMISITSVFANPLNSVEIEQQLLEKVSPENINQFIQQVNQELNDEMPLLNSDTIHGIATQGLNVSWQHLRQSIIANFFHEITVSTHLMGKLLFLAVLCAMLQNLQNSFEKSSISLLAYSVCFIFMSSIALTAFYNTLKLASQTVGYMVGFMEALLPLLMSLLAGVGAITSASLFTPLMLFVISSMSVIVKDVVLPLLFLTAALECLNFLSDTYRLSNLASILKQSGMIILGFSMVIFIGVITIQGTAGSIADGLALRTAKFATATFIPVVGKMFADTVELVMGASLLLKNAVGIFGIIIVSMICILPLIKILSLILVIKISGALVQPLGDEKMAKCLDSIGNNLFLVFGAVLTVALMFFLDITMILAAGSAAMMLR
- the spoIIIAD gene encoding stage III sporulation protein AD, with the protein product MEIIQIVGLGFVVTLLILTIKRERPEIAVQLSLTLATIIFLIVLTKINVILNLFRDMADKANISQMYLNTILKIIGISYITEFGAQVCRDAGEGAVAGKIEFAGKVLVMVMAVPIIALVMDTIVRLIP
- a CDS encoding CD1247 N-terminal domain-containing protein yields the protein MANIKERVAYLQGLTQGLNVSSHSAEGKLLINIIDVLDDMAEEFSNIQMVQEDLETYVESMDEDLTDLEEEVYDDVAGEELVEVQCPSCHETVSFESSLLEDEDDLEVSCPHCGETVYDSALEIEVTDIGDGQINNNFNYGLHPGI
- the spoIIIAA gene encoding stage III sporulation protein AA produces the protein MTDSKLILVKNILEDYIYPVLPYKLVTMIREIPLEKLIDLTEIRLRVNQPPLLVLANTDILVSPMGKESTIHGKTYVCNQDDLQKTLQLISKNSLYAFEEELKMGFLTIDGGHRIGLTGQAIVNAGEVKALKHISSLNIRLAREVRGCADKIMPFIITKGGHVLNTLIISPPRCGKTTILRDLIRQISGGSKICKGLQVGVVDERSEIAACKNGVSTVDLGPRTDILDGCPKAIGMLMLIRSMSPAVIATDELGRVEDIYAVHEALNAGVSVLATVHGRNNNDLLYRPYVKELLENKSFDRYIILGDSPSVGTIERVIDSKSNEILWDITTK
- the spoIIIAC gene encoding stage III sporulation protein AC, yielding MGLDILFKIAGVGILVSVFHTALKQAGKEDMAHLCTLAGFTVVLLWVVQLLGRLFTTVQDVFKLF